cattaaacatttttgctcAGTGCCCGGCAAACGTTCTACGCCCGTAACCCTTTTCGTGTCTCACGTGCATCCGGTTCTTTACCGTCTTGCGCATGCGCTTCCAGCAAATCAACCACCGGTTTCGCATAAGCCACATGCGCTTCATAATTCTTATCTTCTATTAATTAAGCTCCGTTGCATACGACTGCACCGGCAGCGGATGGGGTAGGGCGTGTAGTAAACATATTCCACCACAAGCCAGGAGTCATCGGCAAAACCTACCCTTTCGAAAACGGGCACCCAAACCCATTCCTGTGCAGATCtcattttttctcctctttcaAATGCCCCACATGGCCACGAGCCACGGCATCTAGGCTAGTGCGCGAGCGGTCCtggtggaaaggaaaacagaatGCGCATCATGATCACCTGCCTCCGCCCGCCCCGCACTACCGCGTGCATCCGTTCACGTTCATATTCACCTTCGGCTTCATCCAGCACCCGGGCCCACATTCCACCTGCTAGTACCGATCATCCCGCCAACCACCTCCAGGGCTGAAGTGAACGGATTCAAAGGAGCGTATCGAAACGATCACTATGTGTAAGGGCTCTGTTTGCAAGGGCGCTGCTCTGGTCTGGGCTACAAATCCCAACCCAACCAATGCCATCCATCCGCCCAAAACGCGCTGGCCTGAAGGGTGGAGAAATTTGCACCACGCCACCGTCGTGCTCATATAGCCAGCGAAGCATCGCAGCCCGGCCCATCCCCTTTCCCGTTGGACCACGAAGCGAGTCTACTGATCTTTTCGCAGGTCAACTGCATCCGTTTcgcttattatttttataacatgAAAATTACGCTCCCCTTTCCCTTCAATTAATTAGCCTACGCTGCCGAGTTGGCGCATGCCCGGCCTGGCCGACTGCAAGCATTTGCCGTTCGATTTCGATAGGCTTCCCCGTTTCGCTTCCCGAAGGGCTGGCCGATTGGAGCTTTTTGTGCTAGAGCAGCGTTTCCTATGTTAATTTTGAGATCCACTGCACCGTGGCCATCCGCCGGCTTGTGGTGCAATGTGGGAGGCTGCGCCTGGCAACGAATGGTGGCAGCGACgtgttgcaattgcaatttcGTTCGCCACCGCAAACGCCACCATTTCGGACGGTGACTGAGGGGTGCGCACGGGAAGGAAGTAACACCCTTAGCGCGAGATGATGGGTTAGGTCTCTAGTTCCGCTCAAGAAATCAATGAGGGCTACCGTTTGACGCAGGTGCAGGTGCCGATGAACTGGTCCCTTCCTGCGCTGCGCTTTTTGCGGTACGCCGGTAACGGATTATGTTAAGGCGCACAGACCATGCCATACTGCGAGACCGTTGGCCGTGACGCGCTGTTGGCGAGGAACGATTCATTATACTATCATCTCAGCGAAAACGAGGAAAAGAGGTTTTGTTCTTCCTGAAGCTGGCGCGCGACACTTGTGGAACTTCTAATTTTGAAGGGGGAATCGGTCTTGATGCAACCATTACTTTGTATGACACCGTTTTATGATATATTTACGTTTCAGAATAACATTATTTGCACGTTTACAGAGGTTAATACCGATTAAACGAGAGAAGGAAATTTAGCATATTAAATTAATGCATGCAATAAGCGAATTAGGATCTCATTCGACCTTCGTATCGATGGCAAATTGAAAATGCTCAACGAAAACGGTTAGattcaaataataaaaggCCGTCAAATCAAGTACCTATCCTGCTTGCAGTACTCACCACAGTCAGTGTCATCATAGAAGAGTCGAATAAGAATACACCAGAAATTGTGTGATCGAAACTGAACACCACCAGCTTCTTGGCCCCTGGGAATGGTGAGCTATGACCAATCCGTTTCCAGGAAACTCTGTTCTGTTCACTGTTCTCCCTGAACTCCGACTGCATCTGCATCCACCGAGAGGTTCAACACTTAATCCAATCGACGAACTAGCTGTGCTCCTCTATGCACTCGTGAAGAACAGGTCGCTGATGAGAACTTTCCTGGTAGGACATGGGTCTGGTCTCCTTATCACGTGCCCCAACCTTGGATTCTTTCTTGTCTTCGGTCTTCTGTCGGGATGTCTGATCCACCAAAGAGCTCAGCTATCTAGTGGCTCATTCGGCCTGTCCACACGTCCACCTCAcaaataccgccaaagatAGTCCGCAGCACCTTACTTACCTACTAGTCCGGCACTGCAACCGTtgcgcggtcttggcctgctgcaggagtaatgtaagtcctctaaaccgctcacggtcgagcgccttcgtctgccaatccattatcctttccggcggacgcatcaacgccatcactccatctcagttTGGACTTActacgcctcctctgtccatgtggacgatctaaaaggactttacgggctgagtcgtccggtgttattctcatgacgtgaccagcccacccgAAACTTGCGAGTTTAATTCGCTGTACAGTAAGTAACTACAGTAAGTAACTACAGACAGTAAGTGAAGCGGGTGACAATTGACCTTCAAACTAATTGTCCACAGCAGCTACTCGAAAAAGACGAAAGCTTGATATCCTCAGCCAGCAAAGTCCAGAACTAGTAGGCATAGACGACTACCGAACGTATCAGGTTGAGAAATATGCTTCGTTGTCCTGGCGCAGTCTTCTAAGTCGTTGGAATTTGTGAAGCCCATAGTATGCACGATCCTCATAAAAATGCGCTTCCGGTCTACGTTGCTTGTTGTAACAGAACCTCTACAGCATCGAGAACGTCACCATTAACATCGACTCTGCCCCCAGGTGGGCTCTTTCGCCCTTTCAGAGCCTCTGGCAAAGATGTACTTCGTGTTCGTCGCATTGAACCCCAATTAAATCATTAAGGTCTAGGGGTTTTGTAGTTTTAGTGTTAACTTATTAACTTAATGTCAacttatttataattaaaattcaaaattagaATCTCTACTGCTTTTTAGTCAAGTATTTCATCGCTCCAGTCttattatgtattttttttatttgttattacgTACAACTATCTCTCAAATTGAGTATGCGAGATATGTAAATTACTGATTCTTCATAGATTTTTTATCTGAaaattacaatacaatactGCTATTGAAAAAGCGAACATAGAATCTTAATTCTGTGCTACAACGAGGTAATGTTCCAATATCATGTATTAGAATATTGTCTGATCTGAATAGAGTGATCAATTAAATAATGTAAGTATTTATCCCGTGACTTAAGTATTTCAGACGGTGGTGGTTTACACACGACAAGATCGGTCGAAAATGTTatccggatcaatcctccgtacgcaggattgaTTATATTGACGCAGGATTGACTGGCTTAcggataaataaagttaaagaaaaCCAGGAACGGCAGTCctaaacctcttgaggtttttgtgCGGATAAAGATGAAGATTTATCCCACTGGTCCATTACAATACTGAAAGCAGTTCatattctgctgctgctgacatCAGAAATATCAAAGAATCGTTTAACTTACTGAACTTACTTGAATATGAAATTCGTTTAACTTACCGAACTCTTTGCACCAGATCATACTCAATTCTCAACTCGATATCGGGAAAAACCATGACAACTACTTAATAGCATACTCCCATGCATGAATTGATAAATCTAATAATCCGGTCAATAACCTTGTTTTCGATGCAAAGTTTATTGTACGACTAACTAACGATATTTTTGAATCGATTTTCGTTAGGTCGGGCCGTTTTGCTTGAATGATGAAATCCGAAACGAAATTTCTTGAAACATTTCACGATTTGCACTATGGTCATGAATAGCGAAATCACCgtcaaaaaacattaattcaaagaaacagaaatattatttatttcgcaAGAAATATGAAAACGACGATGAAAAGATTTGAATAAGTCAATCTTTTTCGGCAGGCAGACGCGTTTACAACATAAGGAAGCGGAAGgattcttgaaaaaaaatttccccGCGAGTCCACAATTGAAGTTTGGAAAATGGATAAAGACACAGCACAGAGCTAGCATTCATTTGAACAGCACTCGTCCTTGGGATCCAAGAAAGGCAAAGAAGTGgtcatcaaatttaaattttatactaAAAATCTACTCAACTTCACTTCAATTCGGTTCTTcctcaatttatttttcatgaactagattttcctttctttgacGATGACCGGGCTAGTCACTTTGTGTCGAGCAGAGCTTGTCAAACAAATCGGCATTTTTCGCGCCAAGAATCATAGGCTATTCGTTTCCCGGCAGTCCGCATCGGCTATCATAGGTAAAACACAATTCAAATTAACAATGCCTGAACAAAAGTGTGTTCTAAAGTTCGCCAAACTATCCGAAAACGCTTTTGCACCGACAAAAGGTTCTGCCAAAGCTGCTGGATATGATCTGAGAAGGTAATTAAGACATGCTTCACTTCCAGCACTGCAATCGGATTAATAAAACTACGGCGTTTTACTTTTCAGTGCATATGATTATACAGTGCCTGGCCGTGGAAAACAGCTTGTCATGACCGATATTCAGGTGCAGGTACCGGAAGGTTGCTATGGACGGGTTGCTCCTCGTTCCGGATTGGCTGTGAAGAATTTCATCGACGTGGGAGCCGGTGTGGTTGATGAGGACTACCGCGGCAACGTCGGTGTAGTGCTTTTCAATCACTCGGAAGCAGATTTCGAAGTCAAGAAAGGTGATCGTATCGCGCAGTTTATTTGCGAGAAGATAGCTTATCCGGATTTGGAAGAACTTCCGACGCTTACGGATACCGAACGCGGTGCAGGAGGTTTCGGATCTACCGGTACGAACTAAACCGGTCACATTTTTCTCAAGCATATTCGACATTTCCATTtgttaaagttttaataataaacttAAGTTACACAAGTACGTGTGTGATGCTAGTCAATCAATAAACCGAAATCATTTACGGCCGGAAATCATATGGATCAGTCGTATCAAAACGTTAAATGATTAAGTGTAGAAAGCCACATTCTTTATTCATCGTTTGGAtcatgtaaaacattttcagCAGTCAGTATTATTACCCCAATACTGGTGTTCGCTACATTAAGAGAACAACACGATTAATACTACGTTTTTATTGCCATTCCAGCTTTAGTGGAACTATCATTAAAGGCACAAATCGCAGCTTTTACAGTCCGcgataaaaataattgcacagACCGAGAACGTTTTCGGCCTTTTATTGGCGTTATAAGTACAgcaagaaaatcaaaaacgaAATATAGCTTCCAAAGCATTCTTTAAGAACATCTTAATCCTAGCTATCAaaaccataaaattgaaaactatATAAAACCATAGAGACAGTGCCGCAAGAATAGTCTTCGTCAACAGCAATTTCGTGTTGATCGTTGATTTGTGTATGTATGATTTTGTTATAATGCTGTTTAATGGttcgtttaaaaatcaaagACGGTAACAACGTACAACTCCCTTATCACATTCAGTTACATCCGCTTTGCCATCTGCGCGTAAGTCAAATGTGGAATGCACTTTTACGAAATGCGTGCATCGTTTGTCAATACTTGGTGAAGCTGGATTGTCCTCGCTTCGCTAATAATGGCACTTCTGCTTGTCGAGTTGGTTCACTTATTTACTCTAGTATCGTTGTGGTAACGTATTGGGTGCTGATGTTTCGGTCGTTTCTAACGGACTGGCATATGCCGGCGGAACCTTGAAAACGATGAAGGTGCCGGCGTGTGAAAACTCCGGTAAATCCTGCCCGACGGCGGcctcaatgctcaacgttcgCGATTTGTTTCCTAGACGCAAAGGAAACGTGGATGCCACATTCACTGGTAGGTCTTGCTGGCAGATACTACAAAATATCGTTCATTGTTTATTATCTCGTAGATAATCCCATCAGTTTCGAAGGCtcaaaaaatgtttcacttaCGCAACGTATCGCCTGACGACATGTGCTACCAGCTCTCCAATACGATCCTCCTTCAAGGGTTGGTGCTCTCCTTGTAGCGACACGATTAGGTCGTTATTATGATGCGAATGAAATACTGCCAGTTGATCGCGCCCAGGACTGACACTGATCGATGTAATCTAGGGACAAACCAAACAGGTTACAAACAATATTCGCAAATCATTAAATTATCATGCGCTTTGCCTTCATGTCAAATCTTACCTCTCGAATCTGAACGGTACGTTTCATGTTGCGGAATTTGTTCTTTGCTCCGTCCAGCTTGTAAATAGCGCCATCCGTTACTATAATCGCACGATCAGCCgatttgttgcatttgttgAACTTTTTCACGAACGCCGAAAATACAATCGTATCAAAGTGATCCGTATTCTTTATATTGCGCACGCTCGCATTGTACGACGAGTAATTGCTGTTTTCTGCCACGATCGACAAATAGTTGCCAAGCCACCGGCGATCGTGTCCCCAGAACTTTCGCCGTTTGCGGAACGCACTGGCGGCAATTATTTGCAAACGTAGCTGCGGCCACTCTTCGCGTGGGTATTTGCGCAGGATCATCGCAGCACGCCAGCGAGAGAACAGCATCCGCAAGTGCCGTTCCGCTTGCCGACCGACAAGCGGAGGTTGGGGCCACTGTATACCCTTACCGTAGTCGCGCAAAGTGCGTGCATTACGGAACCGGACCGCCAAATCCTGCACGTAGCTCTTCAGCTTGTACTTTCGATAGTGACGCATAATGACGAGAGCCGCCTTCATTTTCTTATACTTCTGACGCGCGATCCAACCACGCACCTGCTTCTGCAGAAGCGTCACAATGTGCGGTATCATGTCGTTCCGTTGCTGCTCGAGCGCAAACAGCGTTTGCGGCGAACGGATGAAAATCTTCGTCTTTCCGAACCGCACATCGTGGCTAAAgtttttttcgttcatcaGCACCTTCACGCCGTCCCGATCGTTACCGCCTCGGAAATTTGGCCAGGTGTACTGCGAAATCATCTTGTAACGTAGCAAAAACTTGTCGTACCGTTGACGATGCACAAAACCGGCCCGCCGTACACGAACATTCTCCAGCAGTCCCAGGTACCGAACCTGATGCTCTACGCGGACATCATCAAACACGGTCGGGCTTTTGATGTCGTTCGGCTTAATGCACCGCACATACAGTGGTTCCTTGCGCAATAGCGTCGCCACCAACTCAGCCATAGATTTTTGGAACAGTGTTCCAGCGGTTAATGGGCGCTTCGTGGTTTTCGAAATGtcctgtgcaccttcgggccaCATCGAGCTAATTAGCTTGTCATGCGAACCGTAAAGCAAGCGCTTGAAATCTTGGAACAAAGTGTCACGGTTCTTCTCGATGAACCCACTGATGGAATAAATAACGTCGCCGGCATAGTGTGTTATGCGAAAGTCTTCCTTGTGACGCAACTCCTTGTCCATTGGTTTCAGCTGGCGGCTGGTATAGTGAGGATGGTGGGACAATTTCTTGTCCATGTCACCCAACAGCATTTCGTCTGTTATTTTACCGACGTTCAAACACGCTTCGTTCATGATTGCGATGACGCCCTTATCGGGTTGCTCTACCAAGGCACAAATAATCTGCAATGTAACAATACAAATTCGGTTTAAACTTTCTTTTTCGGAAATTATTGAGTCAACTACACAAAATAGCTCTTACCTGATTGTTAAAATACTCAATATTGGTCCATTCAATACCTTCGCGGTTATATTCTTCCTGTTCCTGCTTCAATACTAGCTCTATAAACAGCTGCTGCAGCTTCTCATTGCAATAGTTGATGCAAAACTGTTCGAAACTGTTACGGTCGAATATCTCGAAGCCGTAAATGTCCAACACACCAATCACTTTGTTGTAGCGTTTCTGTGTGGTACTTCCTGGGACAAGGATCGCCTTGTTGATGCGCTGTATGATCCAGGTAAACATGCGATCGTATATCGCTTTCGCCAACGCATCCCGGCCATACTCTGCTTGCTTTGTGTCGTGGCTCTTTGTCATGATTTCTCCACGTGCTGCGATCACTCGCTCCGTTAAAGCAGTGCGCATTTCCTCCGCAGTCACCTGCAGAAGTTGAGCAACCTGTATCAACGTTTTTCCGTTggttattgttattttctcATCCTGCACTgcaattgtaaaataaatatggcGGCATTAGTACTCACTGTATATATTTTTGGCGTATTCGTGTTATCTCAAATTCAAGGACACTCATTCATTGGTTTCATTAGTCATGCTTACTTTGAAATTCGATATTTCCCAAATGCAGAATTGCTGCTACCGTTCGCCATACCATGGAAATCTCCTCCGCACTAAATCCGAGTGCTTGCAGACCACCGGTTGTCGCTCGGTAGTCGGATTTTTCGGAGAGAATCTCTGTACTTCCTTGATTCGTGTAATGGTATGCTACCGGATCTCTTACTAGATTGTACTGCTGAAGCTCATTGTTAGACCCGCCACGTAAAAGCTGTAGAATATGGGTAGAGTAATTAATGCCATAATtgacaaaaaagaacaataaaactGATGATTGCGATTGTGGCTGATGATAATTACAAGCGGATTTCATTTCGAACATTAAACGATTTTCGTATCGTGGTTCGGATATCGAATGATCAAATTTCGTTCTAAAGATAGCAATGCCCTAATGCTTTGTAGCATTCATTAACGCTAAATACCTCGATAAATAGAAGGTAGGCTAATAGGCTCAATAAACAACTAAATCCattgcaaattaattaatcttacCTGGTAGAAGCAATGGAAATTCCGTTCACCGCTTTGCTGTTGAATAACGCGGGACTTCTCTAGCAAATAGTTGGTAATAATGCCCCCGACCGGATCTCCTTTGTAGTCGAACTCGATGTCCATGTATTTGCCAAAACGACTGCTGTTGTCATTGCGGTTAGTTTTCGCATTGCCAAAACACTCCAAAATTGCATTGCTTTTGATGAGCACGTTCTTTACTCTGTAAACAAACCAGAATGTGAGTCATTAATATGGTAATAGCGTTGAAAATTCAACCTAAAGCATGAATTTATTTGCCTTCAAACTTcggaggaaatggaaaaatcccAGAATCTTCTTGATATAAATATACCATGATTTGATTGAAATCCTtcaaaaatacatacataaaTTTGCCATTATTGATTGAACGCagtgaaaattatttcatttgtgGGAGCGTCCGTATCACATGCGCCCGCCCGCAAAGATTATTTAAAGTCAGCTCTGCTATTGATGTAATCTAGAAATCTTCATGCATCAATGCTCtaaaaaactttccaaacgACAAGTTATTCTTGTTCCAGATGTGAAAAGGTAGAAGtattcaaatttcaacacCCGTATGTTTTGCCAACTTTTCCAACTGGTCAGAAATATCTTTGCTGATTGTTCCAAAACTTTCCATGCAGGCCGAAATGTTTGGAAGACAATATATTTTTGAACTTTGTTACGCTTCAGTTTGATCCCAGGTAAAACAACTTCTCAACTGATCGAAAACAACgcaaagtgaagaaaaaggcTGTTCAGCAAGAATTATTTCAAGTCAATTAGTGTTCTACTGCGCTACACGGAAGAGTTACGCGGggtttgaaagcaaaaacggATAAACCAAATCTAATTGGCTTACTATAGGCTAGCCTTTCATACAATtgctaataaagtttggttttGGTCAACTGTCCAGAAAATTTATAAGTGCTTGAAGTCATTAAACATGTAACCTGTG
This Anopheles marshallii chromosome 3, idAnoMarsDA_429_01, whole genome shotgun sequence DNA region includes the following protein-coding sequences:
- the LOC128711327 gene encoding deoxyuridine 5'-triphosphate nucleotidohydrolase produces the protein MTGLVTLCRAELVKQIGIFRAKNHRLFVSRQSASAIIGKTQFKLTMPEQKCVLKFAKLSENAFAPTKGSAKAAGYDLRSAYDYTVPGRGKQLVMTDIQVQVPEGCYGRVAPRSGLAVKNFIDVGAGVVDEDYRGNVGVVLFNHSEADFEVKKGDRIAQFICEKIAYPDLEELPTLTDTERGAGGFGSTGTN
- the LOC128711310 gene encoding unconventional myosin ID, with the translated sequence MAHHQGQEVGVQDFVLLDSVTQENFMDNLKRRFQAGKIYTYIGEVCVSVNPYREMNIYGPEYVNRYKGRELFENAPHIFAIADAAYRVLKQRNNDTCIMISGESGAGKTEASKIIMKYIAAVTNQGKQGEIERVKNVLIKSNAILECFGNAKTNRNDNSSRFGKYMDIEFDYKGDPVGGIITNYLLEKSRVIQQQSGERNFHCFYQLLRGGSNNELQQYNLVRDPVAYHYTNQGSTEILSEKSDYRATTGGLQALGFSAEEISMVWRTVAAILHLGNIEFQMQDEKITITNGKTLIQVAQLLQVTAEEMRTALTERVIAARGEIMTKSHDTKQAEYGRDALAKAIYDRMFTWIIQRINKAILVPGSTTQKRYNKVIGVLDIYGFEIFDRNSFEQFCINYCNEKLQQLFIELVLKQEQEEYNREGIEWTNIEYFNNQIICALVEQPDKGVIAIMNEACLNVGKITDEMLLGDMDKKLSHHPHYTSRQLKPMDKELRHKEDFRITHYAGDVIYSISGFIEKNRDTLFQDFKRLLYGSHDKLISSMWPEGAQDISKTTKRPLTAGTLFQKSMAELVATLLRKEPLYVRCIKPNDIKSPTVFDDVRVEHQVRYLGLLENVRVRRAGFVHRQRYDKFLLRYKMISQYTWPNFRGGNDRDGVKVLMNEKNFSHDVRFGKTKIFIRSPQTLFALEQQRNDMIPHIVTLLQKQVRGWIARQKYKKMKAALVIMRHYRKYKLKSYVQDLAVRFRNARTLRDYGKGIQWPQPPLVGRQAERHLRMLFSRWRAAMILRKYPREEWPQLRLQIIAASAFRKRRKFWGHDRRWLGNYLSIVAENSNYSSYNASVRNIKNTDHFDTIVFSAFVKKFNKCNKSADRAIIVTDGAIYKLDGAKNKFRNMKRTVQIREITSISVSPGRDQLAVFHSHHNNDLIVSLQGEHQPLKEDRIGELVAHVVRRYVAICQQDLPVNVASTFPLRLGNKSRTLSIEAAVGQDLPEFSHAGTFIVFKVPPAYASPLETTETSAPNTLPQRY